The Culex quinquefasciatus strain JHB chromosome 2, VPISU_Cqui_1.0_pri_paternal, whole genome shotgun sequence genome contains the following window.
AGAGCTTAACTTCcgaactattttcaaaattttaaaaatttattttcttatgTTTTTGGCTACATAAGATAcgtttctatatttttttcaacgaaaatgtttcaacaaaaaatgtattgtaaGTATAAATATTAGGTTAGAATAAAGTCCTTTAACCATCaatcatgatttaaaattaattactcagtaaatttgaaatcattttaacGACTTTGTGAAATATAGGAATAAAGATGTACAGCACCGCCAAAAAATgcgttttgtaaaaaataatccaaactaAGTTTCTATAAAACTTATTATTGGAAAACAACAGCAATCATGCcttattgaaatttggaattatttTGTAGTTGTGTAAGCGGAACTTAAAACCTTAAAACATTTGCAGCGACCAAAGAAGTTTTAATCTtacaattcaaaattaaaataaatcaaaaaatatgttttaaagttttattaatTGTTTTCTCATAACCAAAATATATTAATCatatttgcaatattttttttatttctttctgatttttttttctattttatcaAGCATAATTTAAAACGAGAAAAAgggcattttaaaaaatctaaaaaaaagtcaGACTTCGATTAAACTGCCCGCACGTGCTCCGTCTATTGTGTTCGACCCGAGCATCTAAATACCCCCGTCGTTTTACATAAAGAGGGAGGGAAAACAAAAGGAGTTGACTAATTTCCTTATTTACGCTTGtcgttcttcttcttcttctttctcaACCATTCGTTTTTTTCTATCCACAGGTTTACAGAGCCACCCATAGACTGCTACTGTTGGGCGCCGGTGAATCCGGCAAATCAACAATCGTAAAACAAATGAGAATATTGCATGTCAACGGATTTTCCGACACCGAGAGGAAACAGAAAATAGAGGACATCAAAAAGAATATCCGAGATGCCATACTGGTGAGTGGTGCTAGTTGCTTCAACATTATGCTGCTCTAGTTTAAAGTTATAAATTGATTGTTGAActgccatgcgtctccatcgaCATGATATTGATTtagtggagacgcatggtaatTAATCGTTTGACAGAACTTAGTAGATTTATAAAactaacactttaaaaaaaatccttttcagACAATTACTGGTGCAATGAGCACACTAACACCCCCTATTCCATTGGAGAAGCCAGATAACCAGGCCAGAGTGGACTACATTCAAGATTACGCATCCGGTACGTGATACACCTTGTTTAGTAGGGAAAATAATTGAGTTACTCTCTAACCTTGGCGTTCTTCTCCACCAGGTCCTGACTTCAATTATCCACCGGAGTTCTACGAGAACACCGAAGAGTTGTGGAAAGATCGCGGCGTGCAGCAGACCTACGAGCGATCAAACGAATATCAATTAATTGATTGTGCTAAATAGTAAGCGATGCTCTTAGTCACGGCATTTCCGCGTTCACATTTGTAACCCCCGTTTGTTTGTATCAATTTCCAGTTTTCTGGATCGTGTTAGTGAAATCAAGCAGCCTAATTATACTCCAACCGAGCAGGATATACTGAGATGTCGTGTCCTCACGTCGGGTATATTCGAAACTAGGTTTCAAGTTGATAAGGTTAACTTTCAGTAAGTATTCGGACGCCGACGACCCACACTCACGGGGGAGAGGGCAATTATTCAATCGATGCTCCTTGCCTTTGCAATTACAGCATGTTCGACGTCGGTGGGCAGCGGGACGAGCGGCGCAAGTGGATCCAGTGTTTCAATGATGTCACCGCAATCATTTTCGTAACAGCGTGTTCCAGCTACAACATGGTCCTGCGGGAGGACCCCACACAGAACCGGCTGCGGGAGTCGCTGGAGCTGTTCAAAAGTATTTGGAACAATAGGTAGGACCGGTTGCGGTGAATCTTCCAGTTGAGTTGAATTTAATGCCCTTTTTGCAAACTCTCCCAACAGATGGTTACGAACAATATCCGTAATATTGTTCCTCAATAAGCAAGATTTGCTAGCAGAGAAAGTCAAGGCTGCCAAAAGCAAACTTTCCGACTACTTTAGTGAGTTCAACCGTTACCAGACGCCGGGTAAGTTTAAAGTAGATTTCGATTGTAAATGAGATAAAAAtactaacatttatttttgtaattttagcgGATGCCGTTTGCGAAATGGGAGAAGATCCCGAGGTGATTAGAGCAAAATATTTCATCAGAGATGAATTTTTGGTAAGTTTTGTATGCAAATTATCTCCTTGCTTCCCCAATGAGACTTTGTTTTATAACTgtttattgcaaatttatttGTGTTGAATTCAAGATAGCACAAACACGACGATATACGATATAACTTATTGTAATCGAAACTTTTATAATCCGATAtgcataatgaaaaaaaaagtttgacttaTGGGAAAGGTTCTTTAAATGAAGAGCAAATTCCATTTCAGACTTTATAGGAGAGACTTTTAGAAGagactttatttatttatcacttaaattgcttTATCTCAAGATATGGTAGCCAAATCTTATAACTCACTGaaaattactttcaaaaaaCCAGCGCTAGGTTGTTTCATGGATTCAgacaaagtgttcaaaaaaaGTTGGATTGGTTTTTATTATCATTGCAGTGatatcacagacaacagacgttttgGCTCGATCACCACCTTGTGTAAAAGCTTGCAACGGTTTTATTAAAAATGGCAAGCCGTTTGTGGCGCTGCCGTCGCAGAAGAGATTTGACATCTCTCCCGCGCTGCTCTCAAgtgtaaacaacaacattgaAAAGCACGTGGTTGGGCgcattctcattctcatcaaaattttcatgccACTTTTTCGTCGAGAAAATTGATTTGTAGACtacaaatagttttgaaatgtcGGAGGTAATTATTTTGATAATCGCTTCAGATAactttaagttaaattcagaacaaaaaagtctatttacagtatgtaaaaaaagtatttacaccccttgggcactatgcacattttgtgatgaaacatgtaaaaaatttaaagtttgacaggaacctagtactacgttttgttcagaaactcatgccaaacattttgctacaaaagctcatgaaagatgatttctataaaagttttataacaaatactattacgaaaataaaaaggtgcaaaaagtttgtacacctttcgaaaaattaacataaataatgttatttgttgacaaatcaccatgaatccagtctcccaactccaaataggcatccttgactgattaaaagaatttgattgaatataaagtttactaactacttagtataaaagtttatataactctggaaattctatataaaacttatctaaacttaattttgcaaacttttaattcaactaaatgtcaatatattaccatataattgctaaataaacattttggagtgggtataacaccgttttgggggtatttgtatcgatagaatagatttttcgttgaaatttcgtaccaacccggaattacgtcgtaggaaaatccgccggcatccgaaccggtccacgattcacaagtcaacctatgtggaatcggaaagggcataaaatttccgatctttgatacccaaacatctaggttttctttaaaacctacgtttttaaatacctaagcaaaaacgttgttatggtttcgtttgagcaacctgccaaaaatgtatggaattttgtaatttttgttctcgtggatcaaacttactttttgcccaggtatttaaaatcgtagGTTTTAAGGAAAActtagatgtttgggtatcaaaagatcggaaattttatgccctttccgattccacataggttgacttgtgaatcgtggaccggttcggatgcaagCGGAtattcctacgacgtaattccgggttggtacgaaattccaacgaaaaatctattctatcgatacaaataccccccaaaacggtgttatacccactccaaaatgtttatttagcaattatatggtaatatattgacatttagttgaattaaaagtttgcaaaattaagtttagataagttttatatagaatttccagagttatataaacttttatactaagtagttagtaaactttatattcaatccaaattcttttttttgaatcagtcaaggatgcctatttggagttgggagactggatttatggtgaattgtcaacaaataacattatttatgttaattttacgaaaggtgtacatactttttttgcaccttttttattttcgtaatagtattcgttatataactttttatagaaatcatcttttcatgagctttttgtagcaaaatgtttggcatgagtttctgaacaaaacgtagtactaggttcctgtcaaactttaatttttttacatgtttcatcacaaaatgtgcatagtgcccaaggggtgtaaatactttttttacatactgtataaaaaaaaaacttagcatCATAAAAATCATGTTGATGAGAATCATAATGCGGCTCCTGCAAAAGCTGCGGTGTACTGCAGTCTACATTCAGGCTTATTCTTGCATGTGGCAATAGACTACGAGATGGCGTTAGTTTATCATCcgccatgtttttacacacgatattcaaattattttgttctagctgctacgtctgttgtctgtggtgATATTAACATAAGATTAATAACATTCTAACAAACATATGCGTTTTAATTAATAAAACACCTTATTTGCCAACTTCTGGAATTTAAGCTAACTCTTTTTAAGCAAAACTATAGATTTACTTTATTATTTACCTTGCAGGAAAAATGGCATGGTAAtagcacatttttttcgatgtttactcccgcgaaaagttttttttcgctaaaatttttgttatcgtcaaatcttacattttttgaaaactaatgattgcaaaacaactgaactagtgtaaaatgcttttcaaaatacttttttcatgcaaatgttgaaactatggcttgttatttcaatatatatatttatatggcatcaaaattcaattattttttaattaaagcaCTGGCATTTTTTATAAGGTTAAGGAAAGCCTACTGGTACCTATTCTATGCTACTGGTCATACACAGTTCAGTTTTCCTTGTAACTGTAAATATTCCTTTACTGTAAATTAACAGTTGGtaacaaaaaacaactttgaaatgtTGCTTAGGATTTTTATTTGTCTTAAAGCAAAAATCCCGATCTTGCAAATTAATATTGAAACTATTGTTTAagctttgtaaaaaaatcaaataacaagTTGATGTCTACTACTACCAACTACGacacagacattttttttaaactaaggcAAAATCATTCAGTGAGAATTTAAAATCGAAacaaaaatcgttacagttgtGAGTCCCAACATACCATTGAAATGAAATTGTACCAGAAGATTTGGAAAGATTTTTCAACAAGTAGTATTCCACAAAGTAATTGAAATTTCGATATCAAACTTAAATTGTGTTGAATAACTGTCATTAAATCATCATCATATCAAATTTCAAATGATAT
Protein-coding sequences here:
- the LOC6038544 gene encoding guanine nucleotide-binding protein G(s) subunit alpha, which codes for MGCFGSAGSKQSDSNSSEDTKSQKRRSDAITRQLQKDKQVYRATHRLLLLGAGESGKSTIVKQMRILHVNGFSDTERKQKIEDIKKNIRDAILTITGAMSTLTPPIPLEKPDNQARVDYIQDYASGPDFNYPPEFYENTEELWKDRGVQQTYERSNEYQLIDCAKYFLDRVSEIKQPNYTPTEQDILRCRVLTSGIFETRFQVDKVNFHMFDVGGQRDERRKWIQCFNDVTAIIFVTACSSYNMVLREDPTQNRLRESLELFKSIWNNRWLRTISVILFLNKQDLLAEKVKAAKSKLSDYFSEFNRYQTPADAVCEMGEDPEVIRAKYFIRDEFLRISTASGDGKHYCYPHFTCAVDTENIKRVFNDCRDIIQRMHLRQYELL